A stretch of Besnoitia besnoiti strain Bb-Ger1 chromosome III, whole genome shotgun sequence DNA encodes these proteins:
- a CDS encoding hypothetical protein (encoded by transcript BESB_046840) encodes MPVLGVHRAPPSTALVARTQGPAASPSENGQDLDSPASAPQFLSQRLPYAHLVDTLPYVDALTPEQNEEAKSLLQQELVLMNRERRAKRQDLPSGVAEEEASSLEADILKEYLDELLPPPKTPHLDNPNTLVGKELLRIKRGEPMQKLDLSRLYEAAPAPPKSAETAEWRKSIATCESLLEHLGLGQTNLDLMNVHAISTWTRHLQNLMLQGNHWESALKRVRTDVDGVSKARKLEQVECGNVLRNLNRTKEDYEERNREILVALQHLNGEVADLKHKCRTRGLLPEDYDSDPEEEGAAWAVPVPSSAPELSCANLPLPASEAPVGNGVAQSSEDAMKSEGSSGVAVGASAAAHLHAHREEEMVDYDDA; translated from the exons ATGCCGGTCCTTGGCGTtcaccgcgcgccgccgtcgactGCGCTGGTCGCCCGCACACAGGGGCCTGCTGCATCTCCATCGGAGAACGGACAAGACCTAGACAGCCCCGCTTCAGCTCCGCAGTTTCTCTCTCAGAGACTGCCTTATGCGCATCTGGTTGACACTCTGCCGTATGTCGATGCCCTGACACCAGAGCAGAATGAGGAGGCAAAGAGCTTGCTCCAGCAAGAGCTCGTCCTCATGaaccgcgagcggcgcgcgaagcgtcAGGACCTGCCAAGTGGTGTCGCTGAAGAGGAagcttcctctctcgaggCAGACATCCTCAAGGAGTATCTTGATgagcttcttcctccgccgaaGACTCCTCATCTGGACAACCCTAATACGCTTGTCGGCAAGGAGCTCCTGCGCATCAAACGAG GCGAACCCATGCAGAAACTCGACTTGTCACGTCTCTACGAAGcggcccctgcgccgcccaagtccgcggagactgcggagtGGCGGAAGAGCATCGCAACGTGCGAGTCTCTCCTGGAGCACCTCGGCTTGGGACAGACCAACCTCGACCTCATGAACGTCCACGCAATCTCTACATGGACTAGACATCTGCAGAACCTCATGCTCCAGGGCAACCA CTGGGAATCTGCGCTGAAGCGAGTACGCACAGACGTCGACGGCGTCAGCAAGGCGAGGAAGCTGGAGCAGGTTGAATGCGGCAATGTTCTTCGGAATTTGAATCGAACAAAGGAAGATTACGAGGAAAG GAACCGAGAAATTCTGGTGGCGCTTCAACACCTGAACGGAGAAGTCGCCGATCTGAAACACAAGTGCCGCACGAG GGGCCTGCTTCCGGAGGACTACGACAGCGAtccagaagaggagggggcCGCGTGGGCGGTGCCAGTGCCCTCCTCGGCTCCCGAACTGAGCTGCGCTAATCTTCCTCTgcccgccagcgaggcgcccgtgGGAAACGGGGTCGCACAGAGCTCTGAG
- a CDS encoding hypothetical protein (encoded by transcript BESB_046850) produces MQPVFDEGRKVAAECSAESPSAVSVELTALHVSEGDKSNMVGTKRPSEGGGDRATDNGSCQVHPSSYGPRWFFHRVASIISGRASIYSSSSASPRDDSVTRGFCSSSKSPARESAASSLSPSSETASSAHAISTRRDPVLLGVAVGSTAWWFWRSVRTVEREVGRRYADIAYQIRRPDALSNRIVAFKYLVGGGVAVPLLALGACVAFSLKNDSPSLSTANRHSGAAPELLVPVEGDDDASRGVSAASTERVPALHMLPTSWGVVLREQLQQFSHGFRDFALAVMPQQEMQVSRLLIKIISSHGQTRKTPLFHVQMFSVQPTDDKWAGAVHAGGSDSWLFSFVNSGFGVLGGMIFSGCLRYAPSPGKQPASSWTTACSETNKLNMSETALQPAIFLLLCGTSPCETLNSTDFSVHILERDRRFRRMLAGAGQIQSHALRYRLAASFMVDEDDFVTAALGQGGPDSAIRLRHFDAMKQHGERKLQQLIRLQEEAIRLASLTVFVTTPGSCEEGGAADEPALSCLQIRPAFAQLPFEDRGACLSVSPDKMQSVRKDGEDGLGYEQTWRGTASKQSRGSRPLNEAPIFASGHGDLGCVPRHHQSKLSLAGVVAPETAQHALREVDAPPMNTRAIESGLRGRLQKDARSGDETTDEYASPVGKNTPLSHPRNADNVALLVMAMTQLSKAGAAVTGSVRDPLGERRASDAFARRGEASGRAEGRYSGVGGRQTEAARSCGSGIPGEDPNSGCMRAIPTIDRRKDKHRREHKHSQSVSPTQYRGATSDAAGCLLQRPCCCDGFFAKFRKRTESSRFRGGAGKSVEEALAMESLVEESLVVAPCVKRDGRSFRFDSFSRHTLSFGPPSPSLARRMLLSLKRQSSAPAHLSFTSSPPKIPTEAEAAAALLRQPIRFLLCIFPTEREATDTRSLFQGASSQAQVKACQSCRVSAGCRGSDGCRAACENQRKPQGDLSKDALAAWGWTHAVPTSPWSPVALLAVGKLETWSAATLACFNSKNKHMIALSVPLYEVSSHSARSSSRDSSPRRPDTHANWKAVARLGREVRSGTTKSQGTTTPHKAAAGMAGGQATLRRKTRKREPVCGEMDSHARQTEPAGMLHVEIACTGEGAGDDTSGDRLTLGESRRRATDRGINSGGRKMQILSESPLSADADAPKSRQSFKVEKGSEGARTEGRTAGRATVKARREAQSTLKRTKMQKRERASGSTKFAFAVASKDCIPGGSSSEEESRDDDHDPYTLLSAVPLTQHAAPSPGREERAASAPMSLPSSCSHAILPPCRSPYSR; encoded by the exons ATGCAGCCCGTTTTTGATGAAGGCCGCAAAGTGGCGGCCGAGTGCTCCGCGGAGTCCCCCTCCGCGGTATCTGTCGAGTTGACGGCTCTCCATGTTTCCGAAGGCGACAAAAGCAATATGGTAGGAACGAAGAGGCCTTCAGaggggggcggagacagagctACAGACAACGGTTCTTGCCAAGTTCATCCATCAAGTTACGGGCCTCGGTGGTTTTTCCACCGTGTAGCTAGCATCATCTCAGGGCGAGCATCGATCTACAGCAgctcgtccgcgtctccgcgagaCGACAGCGTGACTCGTGGCTTCTGTAGCTCTTCTAAAAGTCCCGCCCGGGAGTCGGCTGcaagctctctctctccttcttctgaGACCGCATCGTCTGCTCATGCGATTTCCACACGACGGGACCCGGTGTTGTTAGGTGTCGCAGTAGGAAGTACCGCGTGGTGGTTCTGGAGGTCCGTACGGACTGTTGAGAGGGAAGTGGGCCGGAGATATGCAGATATCGCGTATCAGATTAGACGGCCTGACGCCTTGAGCAACCGCATTGTCGCCTTCAAATACCTC GTGGGCGGCGGGGTCGCGGTTCCTTTGCTGGCGCTTGGTGCGTGTGTGGCGTTTTCTCTCAAAAATGACTCTCCGTCTCTTTCAACGGCGAACCGACACTcaggggcggcgccggagctgCTGGTGCCGGTTGAGGGGGACGATGACGCGTCTCGAGGAGTCAGCGCTGCTTCCACGGAG CGCGTGCCAGCGCTTCACATGTTGCCAACCAGCTGGGGCGTCGTCTTGCGCGAGCAG ctgcagcaatTTTCGCATGGCTTTAGAGacttcgccctcgccgttATGCCGCAACAGGAG ATGCAGGTGTCTCGTCTTTTGATCAAAATCATTAGCAGTCACGGtcagacgcggaagacgccacTATTTCATGTTCAGATGTTCTCTGTGCAACCAACTGACGACAAGTGGGCCGGCGCTGTGCATGCGGGTGGATCAGATTCATGGCTTTTCTCCTTTGTGAATTCTGGTTTCGGGGTATTG GGCGGGATGATCTTTTCGGGTTGTCTACGTtatgcgccgtcgccggggAAGCAACCTGCCTCCTCCTGGACAACTGCGTGCTCAGAAACC AACAAGCTAAACATGTCGGAGACCGCGCTGCAACCAGCCATATTCTTGCTTCTGTGTGGGACTTCACCCTGCGAAACTCTCAATAGCACAGACTTCAGCGTGCACATTTTGGAGCGCGACCGTCGCTTTCGTCGGATGTTAGCGGGTGCCGGGCAGATTCAGTCTCATGCGCTGCGTTATAGACTTGCCGCGTCGTTTATGGTG GACGAAGATGACTTTGTCACGGCGGCACTAGGCCAAGGCGGCCCAGACAGCGCCATACGCTTGCGACACTTCGACGCGATGAAACAACACGGAGAGCGGAAGCTTCAGCAGCTGATTCGTCTTCAGGAAGAAGCAATTCGCCTTGCCTCGTTGACTGTTTTCGTGACAACTCCCGGGTCCTGTGAAgaagggggggcggcggacgaACCGGCGTTGTCGTGCTTGCAGATCCGCCCCGCGTTTGCCCAGTTACCATTCGAGGACAGAGGCGCTTGCTTGAGCGTGTCTCCGGACAAGATGCAGTCTGTGCGTAAAGATGGCGAAGATGGACTTGGGTACGAGCAAACGTGGAGAGGAACAGCGAGCAAGCAAAGTAGGGGATCCAGGCCACTGAATGAGGCACCGATATTCGCTAGTGGGCACGGCGATCTAGGCTGCGTTCCCCGCCACCACCAGTCCAAACTCTCGCTGGCTGGTGTAGTCGCACCAGAGACGGCTCAACATGCTTTGCGAGAGGTCGACGCGCCACCCATGAACACGAGGGCGATCGAGTCTGGGCTACGTGGGAGATTGCAGAAGGATGCACGTAGCGGTGACGAAACGACGGATGAATATGCCTCACCTGTGGGCAAGAACACACCACTCAGTCACCCCAGGAATGCAGACAATGTCGCTCTTTTGGTCATGGCTATGACCCAACTCTCCAAGGCGGGGGCTGCCGTGACGGGGTCTGTTCGTGATCCGCtaggcgagcggcgcgcctcagaTGCCTTCGCGAGGCGTGGAGAagcgagcggccgcgcagagggacgATATTCGGGTGTCGGGGGACGCCAGACAGAAGCAGCTCGCAGCTGTGGAAGCGGTATCCCCGGAGAGGACCCAAACTCGGGGTGCATGCGAGCCATTCCCACGATCGATCGACGAAAGGACAAGCATCGACGCGAACACAAACACAGTCAAAG TGTCTCACCGACTCAGTACCGCGGTGCGACAAGCGACGCGGCTGGttgtctgctgcagcgtccCTGTTGCTGTGACGGGTTTTTTGCGAAATTCCGGAAAAGGACCGAGTCTTCGCGATTCAGGGGGGGGGCCGGGAAAAgtgtggaggaggcgctaGCCATGGAATCGCTTGTAGAGGAGTCTCTGGTGGTGGCGCCGTGCGTGAAACGCGACGGTCGCAGCTTTCGCTTCGACAGCTTTAGTCGCCATACCCTTAGCTTCGGTCCACCCTCTCCGTCGTTGGCTCGGCGCATGCTGCTGTCCTTGAAACGACAGTCCTCAGCGCCTGCCCACCTCTCGTTtacctcgtcgccgcccaaGATTCCGACAGaggccgaggctgcggccgcgctgctcCGCCAGCCCATCCGCTTCCTGCTGTGTATATTCCCGActgagagagaagcgacagacacacgcagctTGTTTCAGGGTGCATCGAGCCAGGCACAAGTGAAGGCGTGTCAGTCCTGTCgagtctccgccggctgcagGGGCTCTGACGGGTGCCGGGCGGCGTGCGAAAACCAGCGGAAGCCGCAGGGCGACCTGTCGAAAGACGCACTCGCCGCATGGGGATGGACGCACGCGGTGCCCACCTCGCCTTGGTCTCCCgtggcgctgctcgcggtcGGAAAGCTCGAAACGTGGAGCGCTGCCACGCTGGCCTGTTTCAACAGCAAGAACAAGCACATGATCGCCCTCTCAGTCCCCCTGTACGAGGTCTCGTCTCACTCGGCCCGCTCTAGCTCACGTGATAGTTCCCCGCGAAGGCCAGACACGCACGCCAACTGGAAGGCGGTCGCCCGTCTAGGACGCGAGGTGCGGAGCGGCACGACGAAGAGCCAAGGAACCACAACGCCACACAAAGCAGCCGCTGGCATGGCGGGGGGCCAGGCCACGCTGAGGCGCAAGACAAGGAAGAGAGAGCCAGTTTGCGGTGAAATGGATTCGCACGCCCGACAAACCGAACCCGCGGGGATGCTTCACGTGGAGATTGCCTGCACGGGAGAGGGAGCAGGCGACGACACTTCAGGGGACCGGCTGACTCTTGGTGAGTctcggaggcgcgcgacggacAGAGGAATAAACAGCGGCGGACGGAAAATGCAAATACTGTCAGAGTCGCCCCTTAGTGCGGACGCAGATGCGCCGAAGTCGCGACAGTCTTTCAAGGTAGAAAAGGGCAGCGAGGGGGCCAGAACGGAGGGCCGAACAGCCGGAAGGGCAACAGTGAAGGCACGCCGAGAAGCGCAGAGCACACTTAAGCGCACGAAGATGCagaagcgagagcgagcgtcAGGCTCAACGAAGTTTGCGTTTGCGGTCGCCTCTAAAGACTGTATCCCCGGAGGGAGTTCTTcagaagaggaaagcagagacgacgacCACGACCCATACACTTTACTCTCTGCAGTCCCACTAACGCAGCATGCGGCTCCTTCCCCAGGCCGCGAGGAACGTGCAGCTTCAGCTCCTATGTCTTTGCCTTCATCGTGCTCGCATGCCATTTTGCCTCCTTGCCGTTCGCCTTACTCCAGGTAG
- a CDS encoding hypothetical protein (encoded by transcript BESB_046860) translates to MIADAVVGPAAVRRVSDTPVKIDSADSETVLVESGPTGVAMRLDLRTAPTPAQPGEDAYWKEVYSWYADFSTADEGGLEDDPMSEYEAGDLTTSSRDVQELAAPLDLSVSAAGPSRTQVDLTAAEETLNDRETTWSLQPVSNLLSPPADSGEPAVHGTRGSCFLGGSKH, encoded by the coding sequence ATGATAGCTGATGCGGTAGTGGGGCCGGCTGCTGTTCGCCGTGTTTCCGATACCCCTGTCAAAATAGACAGTGCCGATAGCGAGACGGTTCTGGTGGAGTCAGGTCCTACAGGAGTGGCGATGCGGTTGGATCTTCggacggcgccgacgccggcacAACCCGGAGAGGATGCATACTGGAAAGAGGTCTATTCCTGGTATGCAGATTTCTCGACCGCCGATGAAGGTGGCCTCGAAGACGACCCCATGTCAGAGTACGAGGCGGGCGATCTGACCACATCCTCAAGGGATGTGCAAGAATTGGCAGCGCCTCTCGACCTTTCTGTGAGTGCAGCGGGCCCCTCTAGAACACAAGTAGACCTcacagcagcagaggagactcTGAACGACAGGGAGACGACGTGGTCCTTACAACCCGTGTCCAACTTGCTCTCTCCTCCGGCAGATTCCGGGGAGCCGGCAGTTCACGGAACTAGGGGTTCGTGCTTCTTGGGGGGATCGAAGCACTGA
- a CDS encoding hypothetical protein (encoded by transcript BESB_046870), whose translation MAGNGGISLLGSESLSLPDSSVTMGDQGEEQIGKSPALLMPTGSTSGGPHEQALLREETSRSTRITRRSRNLKRDARVPAASGMASLKIAALIAAVSMLLFLRGYFLRCIAPSVPLRSAPFSRFVSPSSFSQASSLPGALLEGSSVSAAAWTRRLSAGEPTPPHPSCDGGSTDKEGKETDGSQRGKKRKIPTDGDPAGSSSATSGEATRKKRARGGRRGAARPEAPEEEIEDQPPTKSGHPLPERMKESGETLPTHPSSLQLSEDQHPLIVDRMTKEATQRKILLKSLTARFLKGYEYQWSLLRHAVFNTLLVARMNSFLRSHGIHPVTGSRGTAFGRKMWRAATELRLEVLNAMHVLEANTAPRSGIEAILLFAAERSVGSVSNILGVLQPAPTATDVAQAVSRRMQSYITRASVTHAFRSWFSAHPNTRQSILVDGGMLENLIFGAPRTYVPEATLREWTAARENAAATSIRVLRYYAASWQADPQGDAVPDRLLRALLQADFGSAVSAYLAPEEVATWRDDIQSGAPEASYPVPTGDGDDDMEHADKAEEPLEPGESLFLEDDENLTELGTGEGANLGSSFRQQLESLSAGVWARWGLHGPRSETVREAFLSAALTKMEKELKQTMQRSRGDPPLQQLEALEKAFVIETQMMDVIGLARGVLQRNPELQELFTSDSEFLQVLSTNAIEGMYVDEPPDPGSDSDDNGDSMSSVDSVQGPVLQHDRLPTPEFEEAFRDLFEQIQPSDRAALNQVLRYQKETLFPRNAEIFDSVCRMYMQYPKSANILNALLLHTSVLEFTSLQLLFLGNHHNFESKKSAVLLRECTAKKNLTEELITRAAIMITGQPASVGALRHMLQDMLVEVVSGHTQRLTAEFNQDEGDLPTRQALLFQRVRQIVSSADLVGFVARWLETHPQVTHNLPPNGQLFFIIPSLMPWQRGRDPFLPGSADRSRPQKKYHILFAAGDFAQLSPVVQHYCFPEDYPPEDPHERENWTSVVGNILQNIRTAVVRFTTGFSEAPVERTGTLLRRVLRLDMELARVHHLTRTHPELLDRGSPLHKVYDASVRTSVAAWERMGIFEPVATAVRSELLAFLLQSKNSKVKPALVLKIPELFSYRITQQRSDVHRSLSTVPLLQYLHRWMEARPDIANSPWIASDSSLVAAVQALGAELVADTVFVHPESTVTESPLHLSSSLVPDYGGSLTFMRICCDSTQAPHPGSSFLATPKDCCRPFTDAPASSCAPSSLAPVAAESPDRIPLDDALAIFGLTDTEPADAATSDPAGDDAAESPDRIPLDDALAMFGLTDTEPADAATSAPAGDDAAESPDRIPLDDALAMFGLTDTEPADAATSDPAGDDDSSDRISLDAALSLLGLSAGVMPEDDSAGRPRADDGHDGESSLGRHPIPRPAHPPSSRPELENVALILVAKPPR comes from the exons ATGGCAGGAAATGGAGGCATTTCGCTTCTCGGGTCggagtctctctctttgccgGACTCTTCGGTGACGATGGGAGACCAAGGCGAAGAACAAATCGGGAAAAGTCCCGCTCTCCTGATGCCGACCGGAAGCACGTCGGGAGGGCCGCATGAACAGGCCCTCCTGAGAGAGGAAACTTCCAGAAGTACACGCATTACAAGAAGGAGTCGGAACCTCAAGAGGGACGCGAGAGTTCCGGCGGCTAGTGGCATGGCTTCTTTGAAAATCGCAGCACTCATCGCCGCGGTGTCCATGCTTCTCTTCCTCAGGGGCTACTTTCTGCGTTGCATTGCCCCCTCTGTGCCCTTACGGTCTGCTccgttttctcgcttcgtctcaccgtcttcgttttctcaAGCTAGCTCCTTGCCGGGCGCTCTTCTAGAGGGGTCCTCCGTTTCAGCTGCAGCATGGACTAggcggctctctgcgggAGAGCCCACACCGCCTCACCCCTCCTGTGATGGCGGAAGCACGGACAAGGAAGGAAAGGAAACCGATGGAAGCCaaagaggaaagaagcgaaagatACCCACTGACGGCGATCCTGCAGGTTCCTCAAGCGCAACGTCTGGcgaagcgacgaggaagaaacgaGCCCGCGGTGGGCGCCGTGGTGCAGCACGACCGGAGGCTCCGGAAGAGGAAATAGAAGACCAACCCCCCACAAAATCAG GGCATCCGCTTCCTGAGAGGATGAAAGAATCCGGGGAGACGTTACCAACGCATCCCAGCTCACTGCAGCTTTCAG AGGATCAACACCCGCTCATAGTGGACCGCATGACCAAGGAGgccacgcagaggaagaTACTCCTGAAATCGCTAACGGCACGCTTCTTAAAGGGATATGAGTACCAGTGGAGCCTCCTGCGTCACGCGGTCTTTAATACATTGTTGGTTGCGCGGATGAACAGTTTTTTGC GTTCGCACGGTATCCACCCTGTGACAGGGTCGAGAGGAACAGCTTTCGGCCGGAAGATGTGGAGGGCCGCCACCGAGCTTCGCCTCGAAGTGCTCAACGCGATGCACGTCCTGGAAGCAAACACGGCACCACGGAGCGGAATTGAGGCCattcttctcttcgctgctgaGCGCTCTGTCGGATCAGTGTCTAATATTCTGGGTGTACTACAACCTGCACCGACGGCAACAGATGTGGCGCAGGCTGTGAGCCGGA GAATGCAAAGCTACATAACGCGCGCTTCGGTCACACACGCTTTCCGCTCCTGGTTTAGCGCGCACCCCAACACACGACAAA GTATACTGGTAGACGGCGGCATGCTAGAAAATCTGATTTTCGGTGCACCACGCACCTATGTACCAG AGGCAACACTGAGAGAATGGACCGCCGCCCGAGAGAATGCCGCAGCCACGAGCATCCGAGTATTGAGGTATTATGCAGCCAGTTGGCAAGCGGACCCCCAAGGCGACGCAGTCCCCGACCGTTTACTGCGGGCGTTACTACAGGCAGACTTTGGCTCTGCAGTCAGCGCATATCTCGCTCCGGAGGAAGTCGCCACGTGGCGCGATGACATACAATCCGGCGCCCCAGAGGCAAGCTATCCTGTGCCCACGGGCGACGGCGATGATGACATGGAACATGCAGATAAGGCTGAAGAGCCATTGGAGCCCGGTGAAAGTCTGTTTctggaggacgacgagaacTTAACTGAACTGGGAACCGGCGAAGGTGCGAATTTAGGGTCATCTTTCAGACAACAACTCGAGAGTTTATCAGCAGGCGTGTGGGCGCGCTGGGGTCTCCACGGCCCCCGCAGCGAAACAGTCCGGGAAGCGTTTTTGAGTGCAGCGCTGACCAAAATGGAAAAAGAGTTGAAACAGACAATGCAGAGATCGCGCGGAGACCCCCCCCTGCAGCAGTTGGAAGCCCTGGAAAAAG CATTCGTCATCGAGACCCAGATGATGGACGTTATCGGCCTGGCCAGGGGGGTATTACAGCGAAACCCGGAACTTCAAGAGC TTTTTACTTCCGACTCCGAGTTTCTGCAAGTGCTCTCAACTAATGCTATCGAAG GCATGTATGTCGATGAGCCGCCCGACCCCGGAAGTGACAGTGACGACAACG GTGACTCCATGTCTTCCGTCGATAGCGTGCAAGGACCCGTGCTGCAGCACGATCGACTTCCGACACCTGAGTTTGAGGAGGCGTTCAGGGACCTCTTCGAACAGATACAACCGTCTGATAGGG CGGCTCTCAACCAAGTTCTACGCTACCAGAAAGAGACCCTGTTCCCCAGGAACGCTGAGATTTTTGACTCTGTTTGTCGTATGTACATGCAGTATCCCAAATCCGCCAATATCCTGAATGCTCTGCTTCTGCACACGAGCGTCCTCGAATTTACGTCCCTGCAGCTTCTTTTCCTGGGGAACCACCACAACTTTGAGAGCAAGAAGAGCGCTGTACTGTTGAGAGAGTGCACTGCAAAAAAGAATCTGACCGAAGAGCTGATTACGCGAGCCGCGATTATGATCACTGGCCAGCCTGCATCAGTTGGAGCGCTGAGGCACATGCTGCAGGATATGCTGGTTGAAGTTGTGTCGGGGCATACACAGCGTCTGACGGCTGAATTCAATCAAGATGAAGGAGACCTCCCGACGCGCCAGGCACTCTTGTTTCAGC GCGTCCGCCAGATTGTCTCCTCGGCGGACCTTGTGGGCTTTGTAGCGCGCTGGCTGGAAACACATCCACAAGTGACTCACA ATCTGCCTCCAAACGGGCAACTATTCTTCATTATTCCATCGCTGATGCCGTGGCAACGAG GCAGGGATCCCTTTCTCCCCGGGTCCGCAGATCGatcgcggccgcagaagaagTACCACATTTTGTTCGCGGCCGGCGATTTTGCGCAACTTTCCCCGGTGGTTCAGCACTACTGCTTCCCAGAAGATTATCCCCCGG AGGACCCCCACGAACGAGAGAACTGGACTTCTGTGGTGGGGAATATCCTCCAGAATATCAGGACGGCAGTAGTACGGTTCACCACAGGTTTTTCGGAGGCTCCAGTGGAGCGGACCGGGACCCTCCTGCGTAGGGTTTTGCGCCTAGATATGGAACTGGCGCGAGTTCACCATCTGACCCGCACCCATCCGGAATTGCTAGATCGCGGATCTCCGCTACACAAGGTCTACGACGCATCGGTCCGTACGTCCGTGGCCGCGTGGGAGCGCATGGGGATATTCGAGCCTGTTGCGACAGCTGTGCGCTCCGAGTTACTGGCGTTCCTCCTGCAATCGAAGAATTCTAAAGTCAAGCCAGCTCTGGTTTTAAAGATTCCTGAGCTTTTTTCTTACCGAATTACACAGCAACGCTCCG ATGTGCACCGCAGCCTGAGTACTGTACCGTTACTGCAGTATCTACATCGCTGGATGGAAGCGAGGCCAGATATAGCCAACA GCCCGTGGATTGCGTCGGACTCTTCGCTGGTGGCAGCTGTTCAGGCACTGGGAGCAG AGCTTGTTGCCGATACGGTGTTTGTTCATCCAGAAAGCACAGTGACCGAATCACCTCTGCATTTATCGTCCTCACTCGTCCCCGACTACGGAG GCTCACTCACTTTCATGCGTATCTGCTGCGATAGTACCCAAGCTCCGCACCCCGGAAGCTCGTTTCTCGCAACTCCTAAAGATTGCTGCCGGCCTTTTACCGATGCACCTGCCTCTTCCTGCGCCCCCTCTTCGCTGGCACCTGTAGCTGCAGAATCGCCCGACAGAATCCCGCTGGACGACGCCCTCGCAATATTTGGATTGACGGACACGGAGCCAGCCGACGCAGCCACAAGCGATCCAGCTGGAGATGACG CTGCAGAATCGCCCGACAGAATCCCGCTGGACGACGCCCTCGCAATGTTTGGATTGACGGACACGGAGCCAGCCGACGCAGCCACAAGCGCTCCAGCTGGAGATGACG CTGCAGAATCGCCCGACAGAATCCCGCTGGACGACGCCCTCGCAATGTTTGGATTGACGGACACGGAGCCAGCCGACGCAGCCACAAGCGATCCAGCTGGAGATGACG ATTCATCTGACAGGATCTCGCTGGATGctgccctctctctgctcggaCTAAGCGCGGGTGTCATGCCGGAAGACGACAGCGCTGGGAGACCTCGAGCAGACGATGGGCACGACGGAGAGTCATCGTTGGGCCG GCATCCTATCCCCCGCCCCGCGCACCCACCCTCGAGTAGACCGGAATTGGAGAACGTGGCGCTCATCCTGGTAGCGAAGCCGCCTCGTTAG